A region of Scylla paramamosain isolate STU-SP2022 chromosome 25, ASM3559412v1, whole genome shotgun sequence DNA encodes the following proteins:
- the LOC135113303 gene encoding cuticle protein 21-like, translating to MALKLVLLPALVAVALADTTSYRPLPPSPAPIYSARAPSYNAPAPSYNAPEPVSPPKYDFSWNVKDDYSSNDNGHQETRDGYDTQGSYYVQLPDGRLQEVTYTVNGDSGFVAQVNYQGEAQYPTQQGYGSAPSYQAPAPSYRQPRPSYA from the exons ATGGCCCTCAag ctcGTCCTCCTGCCCGCCCTCGTGGCAGTCGCCCTCGCCGACACGACTTCCTATAGGccgcttcctccctctcctgcccccATCTACAGCGCCCGCGCCCCATCCTATAACGCCCCCGCGCCATCCTACAATGCACCCGAGCCAGTG AGTCCCCCTAAGTATGACTTCAGCTGGAACGTCAAGGACGACTATTCCAGCAACGACAATGGCCACCAGGAGACCCGCGACGGCTACGACACCCAGGGATCCTACTACGTGCAGCTGCCCGACGGCCGCCTGCAGGAGGTCACCTACACTGTCAACGGCGACTCAGGCTTCGTGGCCCAGGTCAACTACCAGGGAGAGGCACAGTACCCAACACAGCAGGGCTACGGCTCCGCACCTTCCTACCAGGCCCCCGCCCCGTCCTACCGGCAGCCCCGCCCGTCCTACGCGTAA